Proteins co-encoded in one Sebastes fasciatus isolate fSebFas1 chromosome 11, fSebFas1.pri, whole genome shotgun sequence genomic window:
- the LOC141777209 gene encoding angiomotin-like 2a isoform X2 → MMSSTEEPSGTVLHRLIQEQLRYGNPTDTRTLLAIQQQALRGGSGSNSGPSSGGDMGRSPRSSLESLTQEDPQFPQLSARQEPQGQEHQGDYHHSESGYQLYQLHGEELPTYEQAKVHSQYLASHWVPMGPVRQLHEGLLHEGAFHEEADLMELKCGHVRSLSEHRMQISLERTDAVAKAGAIKCNSYPELPYYTPQGLQSTRQSLDKRSPPPEYSAPIQSQGFITHQVQEQVQAQQHRYVQQAEVPCYSAFTSLPPAGLEEPNQVELLLMENERLRQELEAHREKTGRIQKLEQEIQRISEAYETLMQGSCKRENLEQTLRRRLVAEIRRLQDFNRDLRENLENARTHVAKEVEAADHNQHIMAKLLEQNEEQNLERERAERELERLRSAAEEQNSRAKRLEEALDTARGRGRQLEEELRRKRAYVEKVERLQSALAQLQSTCEKRETLEMKLRTRLEQELRSMRAQQRQSQPPGVTMSSLQERLREREERILALEADMVRWEQKYLEESTMRQFAMEVAATAAAQSFNDDLPVADYRNQEMENRIRALYAQILEKDAVIKILNQRLHQDQGRKDEKSPRTNLLNTAGAPLRPAFSTPSISTAMSNARTSGKSLSDDLTLPNRQFSAQSEPGTLERQVEGTKAKEAASTTKLNSDKAVPKKLLLNPFGGLDELESEAVEIFI, encoded by the exons ATGATGTCGTCCACTGAAGAGCCGTCTGGCACGGTCCTGCACAGGCTCATCCAGGAGCAGCTGCGCTACGGAAACCCCACAGACACCCGCACCTTATTAGCCATCCAGCAGCAGGCCCTGCGTGGAGGCAGTGGAAGCAACAGTGGACCCAGCAGTGGAGGTGACATGGGCAGGAGCCCACGATCCTCCTTGGAGAGCCTCACCCAGGAGGACCCTCAGTTCCCTCAGCTCTCTGCCAGGCAGGAGCCCCAAGGCCAGGAGCACCAGGGTGACTACCACCACTCAGAGAGTGGCTACCAACTCTACCAGCTGCACGGGGAGGAGCTGCCCACGTACGAGCAGGCCAAGGTGCACTCTCAGTATCTGGCCTCTCACTGGGTCCCCATGGGCCCCGTCAGGCAGCTCCACGAGGGGCTCCTGCATGAGGGTGCCTTCCACGAAGAGGCCGATCTGATGGAGCTGAAGTGTGGCCATGTGCGGTCGCTCAGTGAGCATCGCATGCAGATATCTCTGGAGAGGACCGATGCAGTGGCCAAAGCAGGGGCCATCAAGTGCAACAGTTACCCCGAGCTTCCTTACTACACACCGCAAGGCCTCCAGAGCACGAGGCAAAGCCTGGACAAGCGCAGCCCGCCTCCAGAGTACTCAGCCCCCATCCAGAGCCAAGGATTTATCACTCACCAGGTCCAGGAGCAGGTTCAAGCCCAGCAGCACAG GTATGTCCAGCAAGCTGAAGTCCCCTGCTACAGCGCGTTCACCAGCCTGCCACCTGCTGGTTTGGAGGAGCCCAACCaggtggagctgctgctgatggaGAACGAGAGGCTGAGGCAAGAGCTGGAGGCACACAGGGAGAAGACCGGCCGAATTCAGAAG TTGGAGCAGGAGATCCAGCGTATTTCGGAGGCCTATGAGACACTGATGCAAGGCAGCTGTAAGAGGGAAAACCTGGAGCAGACACTGAGGAGGAGGCTGGTGGCTGAGATCAGGAGGCTGCAGGATTTCAACAGAGACCTTAGAG AAAACTTGGAAAATGCCAGAACGCATGTCGCAAAAGAAGTAGAAGCAGCCGACCATAACCAGCACATCATGGCGAAACTCCTTGAACAAA ATGAGGAGCAGAACCTAGAGCGAGAGCGCGCGGAGCGAGAGCTGGAGCGACTGAGATCCGCGGCGGAGGAGCAGAACTCCAGGGCGAAGCGGCTCGAGGAGGCTCTGGACACAGCTCGCGGACGAGGTCGCCAGCtcgaggaggagctgaggaggaagagggcttACGTGGAGAAGGTGGAGAGACTTCAGAGTGCGCTGGCTCAGCTGCAGTCCACCTGTGAGAAGAGGGAGACCCTAGAGATGAAGCTGAGGACGCGACTAGAGCAGGAGCTGAGGAGTATGAGGGCGCAGCAG AGGCAGTCTCAGCCACCGGGAGTGACCATGAGCTCCCTTCAAGAGCGTCTACGTGAGCGCGAGGAGCGAATCCTGGCCCTCGAGGCCGACATGGTGCGCTGGGAGCAGAAGTACTTGGAGGAGAGCACCATGAGGCAGTTTGCAATGGAGGTGGCTGCCACCGCTGCCGCCCAGAG CTTCAACGATGACCTGCCGGTTGCCGACTACAGGAACCAGGAGATGGAGAACAGGATCCGCGCCCTTTACGCTCAGATCTTGGAAAAGGACGCTGTGATCAAGATCCTCAACCAGCGGCTGCATCAGGACCAAGGGCGGAAGGACGAGAAAAGTCCCCGCACGAACCTACTGAACACAGCGGGGGCGCCTCTCAGACCGGCTTTTTCCACCCCCTCCATCAGCACCGCCATGAGCAATGCAAGGACTAGTG GTAAGAGTCTTTCAGATGATCTGACGTTGCCGAACCGTCAGTTCTCCGCTCAGTCTGAACCTGGAACGCTAGAACGACAGGTGGAGGGAACGAAAGCCAAAGAGGCCGCCAGCACAACTAAGCTCAACAGTG acaagGCAGTGCCTAAGAAGTTGCTCTTAAACCCTTTCGGAGGCCTGGATGAGCTGGAGTCAGAGGCAGTGGAAATCTTCATTTAA
- the LOC141777206 gene encoding uncharacterized protein LOC141777206, translating into MCSVVGCVSGRLGADRFRLPEDPERRLEWVQFLAAVNKQRFKEASWTDITICSEHFKEDCFEKMICSSGVTVKVQSRLNPSAVPSLCLQSETHLERPTHVEPEETTEVDQTSMAAQGSPVPLDAFISVPGQMQPKNINFDLIREKAGLLHMKGKYVVNEKCLFQLFSHKCPSCGSKVKMEKVTYGVLIILNQQCPQCDYRNQWKSQINASVPGDGDQHLTEVKTETQQAVPTGFTGVPEIVAVIDEEMDDPMDELSDQGVMDSDEDWKPKKGSFHARMLKKIPNTESKDEDGNDDPPLARRHGQLCTECGKFFNNQWPHTCEHKIKPYSCNICGKRCVSENALRTHSRIHDENYEFRCKYCEVKFKRKADKMTHQQIHLTQKKPFKCPDCSETFATNQQRKIHLDDHRGPQQLKCHICGVEFLWPLCLQRHLSVHTGARPFKCSVCQRGFSQGSHLKSHMRLHTGERPFKCQLCDERFNHNVSLKSHVQRYHSSSSGREEKKENESDTLDVQENGNKRGSVSGLDNVEEEHDKEEEVQEERKDMPKCKKRSTGRPKGRPKSYEPGNSVEGQCSNTETVKQQSKRTKRSDEESEDEPSDTYTSFDSAEEEEESCKKAMKNTARSRGRPKHCDSDSDFDPAERKKKRYSSGKRRGTPRTNVKEES; encoded by the exons ATGTGCTCCGTGGTCGGGTGTGTTTCGGGTCGTCTCGGTGCGGACCGGTTCAGGTTACCGGAGGATCCTGAGAGGAGACTGGAGTGGGTTCAGTTCCTGGCTGCAGTCAACAAGCAGCGGTTCAAAGAGGCGTCCTGGACTGACATTACAATATGTAGCGAGCACTTCAAAGAGGACTGCTTTGAGAAGATGATATGTTCTTCAGGTGTGACTGTGAAGGTCCAGAGCAGGTTAAACCCCAGTGCTGTCCCATCACTGTGTCTCCAGTCAGAGACACATCTGGAGAGACCAACACATGTG GAGCCTGAGGAAACAACAGAAGTTGATCAGACTTCAATGg CTGCCCAAGGAAGCCCAGTCCCTTTAGATGCTTTTATATCTGTACCCGGCCAGATGCaaccaaaaaatataaattttgaTTTGATCAGAGAAAA AGCTGGACTTCTGCACATGAAAGGGAAGTACGTCGTGAACGAAAAATGCCTGTTCCAGTTGTTCAGCCACAAGTGCCCGTCATGTGGGTCTAAAGTGAAGATGGAGAAGGTCACCTATGGGGTGCTCATCATCTTGAACCAACAGTGCCCTCAGTGTGACTACAGAAACCAGTGGAAAAGCCAAATCAACGCCAGTGTCCCAGGAGATGGAGATCAACACCTGACAGAAGTAAAAACAGAGACCCAACAG GCAGTGCCAACTGGGTTCACGGGGGTCCCTGAGATTGTTGCTGTTATTGATGAGGAGATGGATGATCCCATGGATGAATTGAGTGATCAGGGGGTCATGGATTCAGATGAGGACTGGAAGCCAAAGAAGGGTTCTTTTCACGCTAGAATGCTTAAAAAGATACCCAATACCGAAAGCAAAGATGAAGATGGTAACGACGATCCTCCACTTGCCCGCCGACACGGTCAGCTCTGCACAGAGTGTGGAAAGTTTTTCAATAACCAGTGGCCTCACACATGCGAGCACAAAATTAAACCCTATTCTTGCAATATTTGCGGTAAGAGATGCGTCAGTGAGAACGCTCTGAGAACTCACAGCCGAATCCACGATGAAAACTATGAGTTTCGGTGCAAATACTGTGAAGTTAAGTTCAAAAGAAAGGCGGACAAAATGACTCACCAGCAGATCCACCTAACTCAAAAGAAACCCTTTAAATGTCCCGACTGTTCGGAGACATTTGCCACAAATCAGCAACGCAAAATCCACCTGGACGATCACAGAGGCCCTCAACAGTTAAAATGTCACATCTGCGGGGTTGAATTCCTCTGGCCACTTTGTCTCCAGAGACACTTATCTGTGCACACAGGAGCGAGGCCGTTTAAGTGTTCAGTGTGCCAGCGTGGCTTCAGCCAGGGAAGCCACCTGAAATCACACATGCGTCTGCACACAGGGGAGAGGCCTTTTAAGTGTCAGCTTTGTGACGAACGATTCAATCACAACGTGAGCTTGAAGAGTCACGTCCAGCGTTACCACTCATCGAGCTCCGGACgtgaagagaagaaagaaaatgaaagtgaCACCCTTGATGTTCAGGAGAATGGGAACAAGAGAGGTTCAGTTTCAGGGCTTGACAATGTAGAGGAAGAACATGATAAagaagaggaggtgcaggaggaaaggaaagatatgccaaaatgtaaaaagagaAGCACAGGTAGACCCAAAGGAAGGCCGAAGAGCTATGAACCAGGCAACTCAGTGGAAGGCCAGTGTTCAAACACCGAGACTGTAAAACAACAGTCAAAGAGAACAAAACGCAGCGATGAGGAAAGCGAGGATGAGCCGAGTGACACTTACACATCCTTTGATTcagcagaagaggaagaggagagctgCAAGAAGGCGATGAAGAACACAGCGAGATCGAGGGGAAGACCAAAACATTGTGATAGTGATTCGGATTTTGACccagcagaaagaaaaaaaaagaggtacaGCTCAGGGAAGCGTAGGGGAACACCAAGGACAAATGTTAAAGAAGAGTCTTAA
- the LOC141777207 gene encoding uncharacterized protein LOC141777207, which produces MCSVVGCYSGRLGAQRFRLPEDPERRLEWVQFLLEVNEQRLRESSWTDITVCRHHFTEDCFVNLTPTGPVQLRSGAVPSVCVKTEPDEPETHIKSHNRSEYEETTEITFQYDEFKSCGSPSSYSGESGLTSTAAQESPAPSDGSDGFMSDYGQMLQKVENIDMIRKKAALLQMKGKYVVNEKRLLQLFSHKCPKCGSKVKTEKVTCGVLLVLNQQCLQCDYRNQWKSQRKASVPTDEDQHLTEVVEVEVTPETQQTASTDDSSVTGMPEMVAVSDDESDPVDETEESNNEGDTDSDEDWNPAGEVLLADELLDESEEETDDEDEEEEEEENDDDLLLNPKHSQLCTECGTFFNNRRPHTCEHKIKPYSCNICGKRCVSEISLNTHSRIHDENYEYPCKYCGVTFKTKVDKMTHQQIHLAQGKPYKCPDCSETFATNKQRRIHLKDHRGGGPLKCPICGIDFTYTTSIRRHMAVHTGVKPYKCAVCQRGFSQPSHLKSHMRMHTGERPFKCQRCDKSFNHNVSLKSHVQRYHSSSSGRERKKGKINKTVSDAGDAQENGNKRGPDSGLDNVEEEHDKEEKVQKEMKDMPTCKKRSTGRPIGRPKRNSADDEGETRRRRSNTKTAKLKVQMLKRTRCSDEESEDEHVESDMSFDLTEEEEEENSEKVTSSTSRARRKANNSDSDSDFDPEERKKRRYSSQNRGKSSGKRRGRPRKNQVDQDTEH; this is translated from the exons ATGTGCTCCGTGGTCGGGTGTTACTCGGGTCGTCTCGGTGCTCAGCGGTTCAGGCTACCGGAGGACCCGGAGAGGAGGCTGGAGTGGGTTCAGTTCCTCCTGGAAGTCAACGAGCAGCGACTCAGAGAATCCTCCTGGACTGATATCACCGTCTGTAGACATCACTTCACCGAGGACTGCTTCGTTAACCTGACTCCGACCGGCCCGGTCCAGCTCAGGTCCGGTGCTGTCCCTTCAGTGTGTGTCAAGACAGAACCAGACGAACCGG AAACACATATTAAGAGTCATAACAGGAGT GAATATGAAGAAACCACAGAAATTACTTTTCAATATGACGAATTTAAATCGTGTGGTAGTCCATCTTCCTATTCTGGAGAATCAGGACTAACTTCAACAG CTGCCCAAGAAAGCCCAGCGCCAAGTGACGGCTCAGATGGTTTCATGTCAGATTATGGTCAGATGCTTCAAAAAGTTGAGAACATTGATATGATCAGGAAAAA AGCTGCACTTCTGCAGATGAAAGGCAAGTACGTCGTGAACGAAAAACGTCTCCTCCAGTTGTTCAGCCACAAGTGCCCGAAATGTGGCTCTAAAGTAAAGACGGAGAAGGTCACCTGTGGGGTGCTCCTCGTCTTGAACCAACAGTGCCTTCAGTGTGACTACAGAAACCAGTGGAAAAGCCAACGCAAAGCCAGTGTCCCAACAGATGAAGATCAACACCTGACagaagtagtagaagtagaagtaacTCCAGAGACCCAACAG ACGGCGTCAACAGATGACAGCTCTGTCACAGGCATGCCTGAGATGGTTGCTGTTAGTGATGACGAGAGCGATCCCGTGGATGAAACGGAGGAATCAAATAATGAAGGTGACACGGATTCGGACGAGGATTGGAATCCAGCGGGGGAGGTTTTACTGGCGGACGAGCTTCTTGATGAATCTGAGGAGGAAACCGacgatgaagatgaagaagaagaagaagaagaaaatgatgATGATCTTCTACTTAATCCTAAACACAGTCAGCTCTGCACAGAGTGTGGAACGTTTTTCAACAATCGGAGGCCTCACACATGCGAGCACAAAATTAAACCCTATTCTTGCAATATTTGCGGTAAGAGATGCGTCAGTGAGATCTCTCTGAATACTCACAGCAGAATCCACGATGAAAACTACGAGTATCCGTGCAAATACTGTGGagttacattcaaaacaaaagtGGACAAAATGACTCACCAGCAGATCCACCTAGCTCAAGGGAAACCCTATAAATGTCCCGACTGCTCAGAGACATTTGCCACAAATAAGCAACGCAGAATCCACCTGAAGGATCACAGAGGCGGTGGACCGTTGAAATGTCCCATCTGTGGGATTGACTTTACCTATACCACTTCTATTCGGAGACACATGGCCGTGCACACAGGAGTGAAGCCGTATAAGTGTGCAGTGTGCCAGCGTGGCTTCAGCCAGCCAAGCCACCTGAAATCCCACATGCGTATGCACACAGGGGAGAGGCCGTTTAAGTGTCAGCGATGTGACAAAAGCTTCAATCACAACGTGAGCTTGAAGAGTCACGTCCAGCGTTACCACTCATCGAGCTCTGGACGTGAACGGAAGAAgggtaaaataaacaaaactgtAAGTGACGCCGGTGATGCTCAGGAGAATGGGAACAAGAGAGGCCCAGACTCTGGGCTCGACAATGTAGAGGAAGAGCATGATAAAGAAGAGAAGGTGCAGAAGGAGATGAAAGATATGCCAACATGTAAAAAGAGAAGCACAGGTAGACCCATAGGAAGGCCAAAGAGAAATTCAGCAGACGACGAAGGGGAAACACGACGCCGGCGTTCAAACACTAAGACTGCAAAACTTAAGGTGCAGATGTTAAAGAGAACACGCTGCAGTGATGAAGAAAGCGAGGACGAGCACGTGGAAAGTGACATGTCCTTCGACctgactgaggaggaggaagaggagaataGTGAGAAAGTGACATCGAGCACAAGCAGAGCAAGAAGAAAGGCAAACAATTCTGACAGTGACTCTGATTTTGAcccagaagaaagaaaaaaaaggaggtaCAGCAGCCAGAACAGGGGTAAAAGCTCAGGGAAGCGTAGGGGAAGACCAAGAAAGAATCAAGTCGATCAAGACACTGaacattga
- the LOC141777209 gene encoding angiomotin-like 2a isoform X1, with translation MMSSTEEPSGTVLHRLIQEQLRYGNPTDTRTLLAIQQQALRGGSGSNSGPSSGGDMGRSPRSSLESLTQEDPQFPQLSARQEPQGQEHQGDYHHSESGYQLYQLHGEELPTYEQAKVHSQYLASHWVPMGPVRQLHEGLLHEGAFHEEADLMELKCGHVRSLSEHRMQISLERTDAVAKAGAIKCNSYPELPYYTPQGLQSTRQSLDKRSPPPEYSAPIQSQGFITHQVQEQVQAQQHRYVQQAEVPCYSAFTSLPPAGLEEPNQVELLLMENERLRQELEAHREKTGRIQKLEQEIQRISEAYETLMQGSCKRENLEQTLRRRLVAEIRRLQDFNRDLRENLENARTHVAKEVEAADHNQHIMAKLLEQNEEQNLERERAERELERLRSAAEEQNSRAKRLEEALDTARGRGRQLEEELRRKRAYVEKVERLQSALAQLQSTCEKRETLEMKLRTRLEQELRSMRAQQRQSQPPGVTMSSLQERLREREERILALEADMVRWEQKYLEESTMRQFAMEVAATAAAQRDTTIINHSPCHSSNNSFNDDLPVADYRNQEMENRIRALYAQILEKDAVIKILNQRLHQDQGRKDEKSPRTNLLNTAGAPLRPAFSTPSISTAMSNARTSGKSLSDDLTLPNRQFSAQSEPGTLERQVEGTKAKEAASTTKLNSDKAVPKKLLLNPFGGLDELESEAVEIFI, from the exons ATGATGTCGTCCACTGAAGAGCCGTCTGGCACGGTCCTGCACAGGCTCATCCAGGAGCAGCTGCGCTACGGAAACCCCACAGACACCCGCACCTTATTAGCCATCCAGCAGCAGGCCCTGCGTGGAGGCAGTGGAAGCAACAGTGGACCCAGCAGTGGAGGTGACATGGGCAGGAGCCCACGATCCTCCTTGGAGAGCCTCACCCAGGAGGACCCTCAGTTCCCTCAGCTCTCTGCCAGGCAGGAGCCCCAAGGCCAGGAGCACCAGGGTGACTACCACCACTCAGAGAGTGGCTACCAACTCTACCAGCTGCACGGGGAGGAGCTGCCCACGTACGAGCAGGCCAAGGTGCACTCTCAGTATCTGGCCTCTCACTGGGTCCCCATGGGCCCCGTCAGGCAGCTCCACGAGGGGCTCCTGCATGAGGGTGCCTTCCACGAAGAGGCCGATCTGATGGAGCTGAAGTGTGGCCATGTGCGGTCGCTCAGTGAGCATCGCATGCAGATATCTCTGGAGAGGACCGATGCAGTGGCCAAAGCAGGGGCCATCAAGTGCAACAGTTACCCCGAGCTTCCTTACTACACACCGCAAGGCCTCCAGAGCACGAGGCAAAGCCTGGACAAGCGCAGCCCGCCTCCAGAGTACTCAGCCCCCATCCAGAGCCAAGGATTTATCACTCACCAGGTCCAGGAGCAGGTTCAAGCCCAGCAGCACAG GTATGTCCAGCAAGCTGAAGTCCCCTGCTACAGCGCGTTCACCAGCCTGCCACCTGCTGGTTTGGAGGAGCCCAACCaggtggagctgctgctgatggaGAACGAGAGGCTGAGGCAAGAGCTGGAGGCACACAGGGAGAAGACCGGCCGAATTCAGAAG TTGGAGCAGGAGATCCAGCGTATTTCGGAGGCCTATGAGACACTGATGCAAGGCAGCTGTAAGAGGGAAAACCTGGAGCAGACACTGAGGAGGAGGCTGGTGGCTGAGATCAGGAGGCTGCAGGATTTCAACAGAGACCTTAGAG AAAACTTGGAAAATGCCAGAACGCATGTCGCAAAAGAAGTAGAAGCAGCCGACCATAACCAGCACATCATGGCGAAACTCCTTGAACAAA ATGAGGAGCAGAACCTAGAGCGAGAGCGCGCGGAGCGAGAGCTGGAGCGACTGAGATCCGCGGCGGAGGAGCAGAACTCCAGGGCGAAGCGGCTCGAGGAGGCTCTGGACACAGCTCGCGGACGAGGTCGCCAGCtcgaggaggagctgaggaggaagagggcttACGTGGAGAAGGTGGAGAGACTTCAGAGTGCGCTGGCTCAGCTGCAGTCCACCTGTGAGAAGAGGGAGACCCTAGAGATGAAGCTGAGGACGCGACTAGAGCAGGAGCTGAGGAGTATGAGGGCGCAGCAG AGGCAGTCTCAGCCACCGGGAGTGACCATGAGCTCCCTTCAAGAGCGTCTACGTGAGCGCGAGGAGCGAATCCTGGCCCTCGAGGCCGACATGGTGCGCTGGGAGCAGAAGTACTTGGAGGAGAGCACCATGAGGCAGTTTGCAATGGAGGTGGCTGCCACCGCTGCCGCCCAGAG AGACACCACCATCATTAACCACTCGCCTTGCCACTCCTCTAACAACAGCTTCAACGATGACCTGCCGGTTGCCGACTACAGGAACCAGGAGATGGAGAACAGGATCCGCGCCCTTTACGCTCAGATCTTGGAAAAGGACGCTGTGATCAAGATCCTCAACCAGCGGCTGCATCAGGACCAAGGGCGGAAGGACGAGAAAAGTCCCCGCACGAACCTACTGAACACAGCGGGGGCGCCTCTCAGACCGGCTTTTTCCACCCCCTCCATCAGCACCGCCATGAGCAATGCAAGGACTAGTG GTAAGAGTCTTTCAGATGATCTGACGTTGCCGAACCGTCAGTTCTCCGCTCAGTCTGAACCTGGAACGCTAGAACGACAGGTGGAGGGAACGAAAGCCAAAGAGGCCGCCAGCACAACTAAGCTCAACAGTG acaagGCAGTGCCTAAGAAGTTGCTCTTAAACCCTTTCGGAGGCCTGGATGAGCTGGAGTCAGAGGCAGTGGAAATCTTCATTTAA